From Strigops habroptila isolate Jane chromosome 16, bStrHab1.2.pri, whole genome shotgun sequence:
agtaatatatttaataaattacttAAACACCtccaaaagggaaaaactattttaaatgttttagaaaaatgaaaaatctctgCCAGATATATTCTAGATTACAGCAGACCACAGTAAAGAATTCTAGATACATATTCTCATGCTTTGGCTGCACACAAGTTGTGATTAGAAAGAGATTACTTCACTtaagcagctggaaaagccaGTTCTCTCCTTATCTTTATATGCTGCCCATTAGTAGCATGAACCAGAATTGTATGCTGCAATGTCAACAACACAGGCTggaaaaacccaaataaattgAATGTAAAGGTGAGAATACTCTTTGtagttgttttatttctgcttggaaaataGCAAATACCAAAGAATAAATAATTGTATCATGTTTGTACCCAATCAGAGATACTAAGACTAGTTTCTATAACGAATTAAAATCAGCGTGTTGCAAAATGTATTAGTTTCTTCATCACAAAAATCAGGCATGGAGAACATCATAAATAGCTGGAGTTGCTGAAGAAAAGGTCTTTCATAAGTAAATACATTGTGAGTCACAACACTGTGCTGACAAGCCATACAAATGTAGTGGTCTAAGAAGAAATATTCATAACAAAATACTGAATACTAAAAGCTTGCTCCAAATCTTCATAAGGACCTAAGTACTACTTTGGCATGactaaaaaatatatttcaaaacagaggttatgccttttttttctctttttgcaaaTTTATATCGGACTAGTAGCTCTCATTTGtattcttttcatcttctggTGCCTGGCATGAATATCATGATGGCAAGCAGGAAGAACAGAAGTTTAAGCCTACTAAATATCTCAGGATGTTCTTGCTAGTGCATTGCACACATCAGTGAAGACCTCTGAGATAAAATCAAAAACCAGTTACCAAATATATTTCTCAACTTAGTCAACTCTACTTTAGGCAAGTGTCCACATGAGGAAAATGAGCACCAGAACTATAATCTTTCACTATGTTTTCACATCTCCTCAGGGGCAAGGACAGAATATCCAGTGAAAAGCAAACTCGTTTCCAAAGTTAGGTAAGGGACCCCCTGAGAAAGCGAAGGGATATATTTCACCAGTGTGCACTACTTTGGGATTATGTTCCTCAGTGAATGCTGCTGTTCATGTGTCCTCTCATGATGCTACTGCTATTTGTTCTGTTGTACTATACCTGTactattcaaatattttatggTTGTCCTAAAATATACAACTTAAAGATCAGGAGTATACTGCCCATACAGTTTCTTTAgtttggaaaatacagaatcTCTTGAGTGAACTCCATgttctctttgcctttgaacAGGGAAGGATTTTGGAAAACATTGGTATCTGCAGTCAGGTTAACTTTGTCCGGTACATGCAAGATAGAAAGACTCTACGAGAGGACCCAAAGCTCTTCATCAAGGACCTGTGGTTTGAAAAAGTGCCTGTAAGGATTTATCAGCCTAAAGCTCCATCTGCCCACCAAAGGAGAGGAGTCATGTTTTTCCACGGAGGAGGATGGGTATTTGGAAGTCTTGGTAAGATAtctaacagaagaaaaatattataatgTAGTTAAAGAAGTATCTACTGCATAAATGAAGCTGATTGTTGCTTGATCTGTAGCAGTTATGAAGTTGGGAGTATAACCACAGATGCAGCCTCCTAAGTCCTGCTGTCAGAAGAAAGAACCTGCTGTACattatgtgatttttcttaagGACAATGAGATATGAGGGGGGAAAATATAGTaagcaaatactgaaatagGAAGATGAGGGGGTGCAAAAGAGCTGAGGAGCTACGTAGGAAGGGGTACAGAAACTTAAGAGAATACTTTCTTCTTGCAATTCTTTGACTTATGCAATAGACAAAATTAATACTCTggcaaaccaaaccaaaccaaacccaactcaacccaaaccccaccaaatctgtttctttcagagACCCATGAAAGGCTATGCCGCTCTATTGCCAAAGAAAGCGAATCTGTGGTTGTATCTGTTGGGTGAGTCTCTCCTCATGCTGTTTGTCAGAGATTATTTCCTACAGTGTAAACATCACTTCACAGCTTCCCTCACCACAGCAACAACCATTTTCAGAGAATGTGTTTCTGTGGGGCTTGTCAAGTATGTGATTTACAAATTCACTCTGCTCTTGTTCGGAGCCACTGAAGAATGACTCAGGCTAAGTTTTCACTGTCTGACTACATCACAAATAATGCTTTGGGATACCCAcctggaaaatgaagttttgaatCCCTGTTTTCAAATTCCAAACTCAAAACTGATAGTAAATGGATAGTAAGCCATACATCCTACTTAATTCTTATTCAAGGAAACTCTGCTTGATGCTTACAGATGCACAATATGAATGACAAGATAATATCATCACCAATATACTGACATAATGACTTGCATTATAAGGATATAGTTACACCATAACAAAGCCATAAACCAGATGTATTGTCACTTCTATCAGACCCATGGACAGCTAAAGCATAAAATGACTAAAGGACTGCTGATAAAAACTAAACATAGTTGGCAGTGGACTACTATTGTGTTGTCAAAGACCTGAGAAACGCCCTAAACAGATGATCTCCTAACAGGTTAATCTGCACCACCTGGTCCAACAACTTGCAGTTTATTTATGATCAACctgtggagaaagagaaaattctgaAGTAATCAGGGTATTGCTGATTGCAGGAACCAGTGTTTTCAGCAATACATTTAAAACTCATACTTCCTTGTCTTACTTTTGTTGTCTCTTTCTGTGTGCCAGGTACCGTTTAGCCCCTGAACACAAATACCCTGCTGCATATGAAGACTGTCTTACTGCCACCATACACTTCATGAAGAACGCAGAGCACTATGGTGTGGATCCTGCCAACATAACTGTCTGTGGGGATAGTGCTGGGGGCAATCTGGCAGCTGCTGTTAGCCAGACCCTTGCAGGTAGATCAGACCTCCCCAGCCTGCGTGCTCAGGTCTTGATCTACCCAGGCCTGCAGGCCCTGGACTTCAATTTACCATCCTACCATCAAAATCGAGGGGTCCCTCCCTTATTCCGAGAACGTGCTGCTTTCTATATGTTACAGTACCTAGATGGGAATGCATCAAACCTGGAAGAGGTCTTGGAGGGTTCCCATATTCCTATggatataaaattaaattatgggAAGTGGGTGAGTCCAGATCACATCCCTGAAAAATTTAAGGTCAGAGGCTACAAACCACATGTGCTACTTGACTGTTCAACTGAAATTTATGAGACAGTGAAGAGATTCTGTGAGCCCAACCTGTGCCCGCTGCTGGCTGAAGATGCTGTGATTCAGCAGCTGCCTGAGTGTTTCATCCTGACTTGCGAGTATGATGTGCTGAGGGACGATGGCTTGCTTTACAAGAAGAGACTGGAGGACAACGGTGTTCCAGTGACCTGGTACCACCTCGAGGATGGATTCCATGGAATCATAAATTCATTTAATACTGACTGGTTGTCATTCCCATCTGGGAAAAGGGGTCTTGACAATATTGTGAACTTTCTAAACAGCTTatagaaacaattttctttccttctgcaacAACTGACAAATTTCTGTAGTCTTTTATGCTTCTAAATTCCATATAAAAGACTCAAATAGGACTTCTATGAGCAATTATGCTGCTGTGACCACtggaaaagatatttcaagAATGCCATGAAAGTTTCTGTTCATGCTGTTTGAAGTATTCCATGTGCGGTCTGCCTATTTTAATGATCTATTTGGACTAGACACTTGCTATTCTCTCAGTAAATATTGAAGATGCAGTAAAAATTTAAACCAACACTGTGTCTGACCCATTTTATTCTATTATGATCGACTGTTTAATTCTTCCCAGAAGGTTGTATTTtggcaaaagagaaagataCTGATATTAAAATGCTATAATGCAGTGCCTGTGATATATGCTACACGTAGCATCTGAGTCTAAGATTCCCAGTCTCCAGCTATGTCTATGGGCTAGGAAACTGGTACTTTAGACTCAAATAAATGAAGTCCAAACTGCAACTGTCCACAGCAGCTATGTTTAAATTATAATGGAAGAAACTATATGTTTTCCTATGGTTATCAAACTTGTAAGTATGCTGAAAAACTTGTCCTGTGCCTAAATACTCTAATAACAAAATAAGATTGATACATTTACTTTTGTAGAGCACATTAGCTTCCCCCAACAGGTTagttcccattttcttttctagatgTCCTTGTTAAAATTATATACTCCAAACTGCTTAAATAACGTTCACAATACAGGGAGCAATATGCTGTTGCTGCAGATCAGCCAAGAGACAATTTATGTAAGATGCAAGAGAAAATTTAACCTCCACCTTAGTTGGCTTTCATTGTCAATAGCAACCCATCATAAACTAGACCTACATTCAGTACTTAACTGCTATCTCTGAACAATCATTCATATCATCCGCAATCCAAGATTACCATGCAGAATGCCACATAGAATACCAGGCCCTGCACCAGTCCCACAATTAACATAAAGCTAAACAGGATATTACATACATTCTCCTCTTGACTCTCTTCCAATGTGATGCATGCCAGCACCTTACACAACATTTACAAGTACTCTAAGGTGTTTGGCACCCAAGAGATCAGTTGCAACTTGGACTGCTCTAAGGTTTACTTTCACCCGAGAAAGGTGCATCAAAGATAGGCACAAAGACACCTCACCTTTAGTTAAGCAAAATGGCATCTTTTTATATACTGCCAGTGGTACTGCTGGTGGGTTTTATTGCCTCATTCATACTAGCAATTAAGAGAACTATTCAATCCGATTACTCCAATTTCAGTATCCCTCCTGGAGTGAATCATCCTGGAAAGCTTCGAATTATCCTTGCTTCTATGATTGGTACATCTGCAATGGTGAGTTACTCTGCCATGAGTTCTACCAGTAATGTGGCTTAGGTGTTATTTTTGTAAGGTTCTATGTGTAAATACCAGAATTCTGCTGGCTGCATCAAGACTTAAATGatggcttttggttttggggggctgACTTTAGAGGATGATTTTGGTAAAATCATTTCTGTCACACCTCAAAGAGTTTCAGTCAGGTTTTCCCTGTTACATAGGGATGAAGCCAACCTTAAGTGTCCAAGCTGCACCAGCTGAGCTTCCttaattcagtttaaattaattctttataAAAAGTGAGATTGCTTTGATTTCCATTTCAGCTAAGCACAGTTGATGGTTTTAGGCCATTCTTGGGGCTTTCCAGTAACACTTCAGCAGATAAAACCAGACACTCACAGGAAGCCTTACAGGAATGACTTCTGGGTTGTATAAGGCTGTAAGTGGTGGGAAGCTGCTACGAAACCGTAGGACTTGGAGACACTGAGATGGAAACTCTTGTCTCCCCTAAGTCATTTTGCCTGACAGAGCATGAGTCAGACTCGTGACCCTACCTGCTCAGGTGCACGGTGCCACAGCAACCCCGCTCGCCAGAGCGCGGCGCCTCGCAGGGGACCGCCACGGCTCCATCTTCTCCTGCACCAGCTTTCTGGTGAGGACTAAACCAGAGCAGCCACTCAAGGCAAAGGTAGAGGCGAGTGGCTCTGGAACAGGCGAGGGGCTGTGGAACAGGTTGAACCTCGTCAACACGAAGCCCGAGTGCTCCTCAGGCCTCGCCAAGAGCAGGGTCTCCCTCACGGCAACCGGCCTCGTGTGGCCTGTGGCAGTCCCCTGAAGCGGCTGCTGACTGTCCCCGCGGAGCCCGCCGTCCGCTCACCCGGactctcctccttctcttcgAACAGGGGAAGATGTTGGAGAAGATGAGGGTGTGCAGCGAGATCGCCTTCACCCGCTACGTGGGCTCCAGGAGGAAGCTGAGGCCGGACCCACAGCTTTGGCTGTCGGACGCGCGGCTCGGCCGTGTGCCGGTGAGGGTCTACCGGCCCCGCGCGCCTCCTGCAGGCCCGCGGGCGGGCGCCATCTTCTTCCACGGCGGCGGCTGGCTGTACGGCGGCATCGGTAGGGCAGGGCGGGCCGCGCCGCAACGGTCCCTCCCCGGCAGCGCTGCTGGAGGCGGGGAGGGAGAATTCTGCCCCGAAACCTGGCGGAAAGTCTGGAATCTGGCTGAGCATCCCCGCCATCTGCGGCCAGCTGAGCGCTCCCGCGGCTGCCGGCCCTGAGGGGAGGCGGCAGGGCTGAGAGGAGGCGGCGTGTAGGGGTCGGGAAGGGCGcgggaagggagggaagaggaggcgTCCGCCTTCCTTTGCCTATGGCATGTGGAAACGGAGCGGGCACATAACGATCCCCAAACGTTTTGCAGATTCCCATGAAAAGATTTGCCGTTACATTGCCAGAGAAAGCAACTCGGTGGTTGTGTCAGTTGGGTGAGTTACGTTGGTACCATCCTATGAAagtctttttgcttcttttcacttAGCACCACAGCATTACACATACTGTGGGAACACTCCTCGGTAACCATTTCCCCAGGATCCCAGATAGTCAGACAGAATTCCAAGGGgatggttttaatttcttcctccccacacCAGTCTGCTAATGCAGGGAGAGTGCAAACAGACCCTAAAGTAAGGTTCATGTACTTTCCCACACGGAGCTATGCTGGCACCACACAAAAAGAAGGAATCCTTTCCAGAAGAGTTTTGTAATGTGTTGAGAACTAAGAAACCAACTTCGAAGGTGGTGATTCAGTGATCTGTTTAGGTAAATATAATCCCTCTATAAACTTCAAGGTGCTTTCTAACCATAAGAATCAATTGCTAATATATTCTAATACTAATACTACTGAAAAATCTCTCTGTCCCAGTTActtaaataaacacagaaaaagaaaatagaataattCACAAGGGGAAATATCCTAAGTACAGGTGAGGTACAGACTGGTTAAATTACTTCATCCACAAGCCAAATGCAGTCTACACCAGAAGTATAAAATGAACTGTATCGTTTAAGTTCTGGTCAGTCCTGTTCTCAGAAGAAGATCCCAACTATGCCATGTCCTTGCAACTTCATCCTACAGGCTATCATTTATCTGTGATAACTTGCTGGACAAATACCTGTTTAGCTGATAATAACACAGgcgtttgttttttttctgaagataaaataCTCCAAACAACACAGGGAAAGCCAAGGTGCTGTAGGAAGTTTGTATTTACAGTTATGACATTCCTTTCTCTTATTTTGGTTGTCTCTGTGTGCCAGGTATCGTTTAGCCCCCGAACACAAATACCCTGCTGCATATGAAGACTGTCTTACTGCCACCATACACTTCATGAAGAACGCAGAGCACTATGGTGTGAATCCTGCCAACATAACGGTCTGTGGGGACAGTGCTGGGGGCAATCTGGCAGCTGCTGTTAGCCAGACCCTTGCAGGTAGATCAGACCTCCCCAGCCTGCGTGCTCAGGTCTTGATCTACCCAGGCCTGCAGGCCCTGGACTTCAATTTACCATCCTACTATCAAAATCAAGGGGTTCCCCCTTTGCTCCGAGAACATGCCATTTTCTGTATGTTACACTACCTAGATGGGCATGCACTGCATATGCAAGAGGTCTTGGAGGGCTCTCATATTCCTCCAGATATGAGGCTGAAGTACAGGAAGTGGGTGAGTCCAGATCACATCCCTGAAAAATTTAAGGTCAGAGGCTACAAACCACACAAGCCCCATGAATTCAAGGCTGATTTttttgagaaagcaaagagattCTGTGAGCCCAACCTGTGCCCGCTGCTGGCTGAAGATGCTGTGATTCAGCAGCTGCCTGAGTGTTTCATCCTGACTTGTGAGTATGATGTGCTGAGGGACGATGGCTTGCTTTACAAGAAGAGACTGGAGGACAACGGTGTTCCAGTGACCTGGTACCACCTCGAGGATGGATTCCATGGAATCACAAGCCTCTATGATTACTGTGGCTTGTCATTCCCATCTGGAAAAAGGGGATTGGATAGAATTGTTAAATACATAAAAGGCCTGTGAAAACAAGTTTCCTTCTTTATACTTTTCCCACTAACGCCTCTGTTTAGGCTCCCAAACCTCAGGTAGTAGGTAAAATGTGATCATGTGAGTAGGtaaaatcagcaaaaatgtGATACTCTTTGATGTGTAAGAATACCTATTTTGATATTCATGAACTTCAGATCTGGTCTTTGTCCTCATGAGACTATTGTCAGTCCAGTCTCTATAGCCTTAGTATTTTCCACATACTGTGTTTCAGTCCCTATTCTTTCAAATCAGTATCTGATTGATTCCTTGTATTTAATTACCAGATTATGTACTTCTATATAAATAATGTTTGTGGAATGACTTGGATTAAATAACTCCTGTGAATTACAGCCAGGGTCTTTGTGATGTCCATTTGATAAGCTCCAAAGCAGgacttaattttatttagctAAAAAGTACATGGTAGGTACATAGTGAGCTGGAGGGAAAAGTTAGAGGAAAGGTCTGGAAATACAGGCAGAGATGAAGTCTTGGTAAGGAAAATCAGCAGATATTCAGTGGGCATGACAGATCCATGTCTGCAGGAGCACTAGAGGCCTGAGTTAACTGAGGACACCTTGCTGGAGGCAAGTAAGGGCTGCCCTGAATTTGAACTAACTGTAGCTCTACAAACTCCTACTTAATTTTGGGATGTTTCCATTATGCCACTGAAGCTCAGGACAAGACATACTGGTTGAGAGGGAACACAACATCGGTTTTAGAAAGACAGCAAGGACCGGTGAACTGGACTCGATCTGTGTATACTGGAAGGTTTAgctcagagacagaaaatacGAAGCAAAATTTTCTCCTGTTATTTCAGAGAATGGTTCCCCAGTgttatattttcagaatttgtgCTGTGATGTTTTTCGTACTTTGAGTTTCCTTTACAGGACAAGATAGTGTATTCCTTGACATGATGCTCCATTATACCCTGCTGataaagcaaggaaaaacagtCGTGAGAATGCTCAAAATagtaagacagaaaaattaacagCCTAAGGAAAAGATAATCCCAAAACTGAGGAAATCAGAAATTCTTACAAGAAACAGTGTCTTCCATTCAGCTGTCACAGTGCAGAGGCAGCCCTTCCTTCAGGTTCCCGCACGCTGCCGTTAGACAAAGAATCCCTAAATTTAAGGACAAACTACAAACGACCTGCTCCGGGCGGTTTGATGATGAATCCGTCAGGGACACAGGATGCCTGCAACCCGCTGGCGCTGCGGGTTTCCCCGCCTCTTTGGAAACGGCAGCACCCGGCACAGCGCCCGGTCACGCTCCCGGCCCGCCGCGGGGATGCGCGGCTTTGCGGAGCGCCTTTGCCGGGCGCGCAGGTCACGCACCGCCTCCTCCTTGAACCGAGATTACTGCGCGGCCCCCGGCGGCCGCGCGGCCTCCCCCCGGGGCTCGCTGCCGCCCGCACCATGACCCCGCGGGCGGCTTTGCGGAGCTGTCACAAACGGCCCGTGACGCCGCCGGCCCGGGCCGCGGTCGCGGTGCGGAGGGGGGCAGGCGGGAGCTgccgggccccgccgcgggccGTGAGccccccggggccgccgccgcgccATGGCGCTGCTGcccgcgctgctgctgctgctgctcctgggccTGGCGGCGCTGGCAGCGGTGCTGGCCGTggtcctcctctccctgcccagctACGACATCCCGCCCGGGGTGAACCAGCCCGCCAAGCTGCGCCTGGTCTTGGCCGTCCTGCTCGGCACGGCCGCCCTGGTGAGTCTCGCCCTCCGCCCGCTTGTGGTTCCGGGGGGCGGGGGACTGTTTCCACCGAGCCCGGGGGGTTTGCACGTCCGGCCCCTCGCCGGGCATCGCCTCGCGGGGAGGGCGGGCAAGCCCCGGCCCGCGGGCTGCGCTTAGGGAGGCAAAACCTCAGGAGGCTGGGTTCAGATCCGCATGTACTGCCCTGGCTGCGGCTCCCCGCGGGGCAGCACCTCACCGGGACCCACCTCCCCGTCGGAGCGGCGTGCTGGGGCGCCTTAGCGGAGGTTGCCAAACAGTGGGGCTGACTGAAGTCTCCAGTTGAGAGCTGAGCTGGTTCTTGGGCTGATAACTGCCCTCTGCTTTAGGCGAAGTCACCTTGCACAAGGAACACTGCAGCCCTTCAAGGGCTCCTGCCGCGGCTGACATTGATGGTACACAATCCGGTTAGGGCTGCTTTACTTAATCCGTGGACTCCCTTTTACAGCATTGCATAAACGGCATTAGAGCTCCCCTAAACTCTTCCCCTGACACTAGTTGtatcttttaatgtttttaaatcttcagTTCTCTCCTTTAGCCACAACATCGCTTTTGCTATCATAAAGACCTTGTTCTCCACGCTGCTTCATACCTACACCATTTATATCCTCTTGAAAGTTACTGTCCAACTACTTAGCTCTCCTGAATCCCACTGCCAGGTGACAATAAGGGAGTGGATAAAGACAGACTCTCACTGAGCATTTAAAATCGTTTAGTAACTGAACTGTAACAGTTTGTTTGATTCCATTAATTAATTTGGTTCCCAACTTGTTTCTTCACTTATCACATCAGATTTCTGAACACAGTGTGGAGGAGCATTGCAAGAGCATCAGGAAAGGAACTTTCTTGATTATGCTCAGTAAATCTGTTGTGCAAATAAAAAGTGGTAACTAACTTGCACAATGCAACTCAGTACTTGAGATTTGCAAATT
This genomic window contains:
- the LOC115617556 gene encoding arylacetamide deacetylase-like 4 yields the protein MAVVYTLLVLFLAVFVAGFVLLVLGAMNFDFSNSEIPPGVNEPVKLRIIHIMLICRAVVGRILENIGICSQVNFVRYMQDRKTLREDPKLFIKDLWFEKVPVRIYQPKAPSAHQRRGVMFFHGGGWVFGSLETHERLCRSIAKESESVVVSVGYRLAPEHKYPAAYEDCLTATIHFMKNAEHYGVDPANITVCGDSAGGNLAAAVSQTLAGRSDLPSLRAQVLIYPGLQALDFNLPSYHQNRGVPPLFRERAAFYMLQYLDGNASNLEEVLEGSHIPMDIKLNYGKWVSPDHIPEKFKVRGYKPHVLLDCSTEIYETVKRFCEPNLCPLLAEDAVIQQLPECFILTCEYDVLRDDGLLYKKRLEDNGVPVTWYHLEDGFHGIINSFNTDWLSFPSGKRGLDNIVNFLNSL
- the LOC115617462 gene encoding arylacetamide deacetylase-like 4 — translated: MWKRSGHITIPKRFADSHEKICRYIARESNSVVVSVGYRLAPEHKYPAAYEDCLTATIHFMKNAEHYGVNPANITVCGDSAGGNLAAAVSQTLAGRSDLPSLRAQVLIYPGLQALDFNLPSYYQNQGVPPLLREHAIFCMLHYLDGHALHMQEVLEGSHIPPDMRLKYRKWVSPDHIPEKFKVRGYKPHKPHEFKADFFEKAKRFCEPNLCPLLAEDAVIQQLPECFILTCEYDVLRDDGLLYKKRLEDNGVPVTWYHLEDGFHGITSLYDYCGLSFPSGKRGLDRIVKYIKGL